The following are encoded together in the Bifidobacteriaceae bacterium genome:
- a CDS encoding HAD-IIA family hydrolase, with product MSEGRLLHVSDQLRRHFDVALTDLDGVLFRGNAPVAKAADAVAEARKAGLRFVFITNNASRPPKVAAAKLGSVRIPAEREDVVTAAEAGVQLMAGEIEPGSRVMVVGGNGLTEAVTKAGFKLATAAVERPAAVIQGWSPTLTWRDLEEGCYAIEAGSAYYATNLDKSIPTEFGFAPGNGAMVQAMVITTGVRPKASGKPDPLIFWLAAERRQAVNPLVIGDRLDTDMAGANNAGYPGLLVLTGVATAADAFVARLAERPSLIARDLTALAEPHPAPTREGDRWLCGQARAWVDGNRLVAEDPSPAEDGPSNEAIRAAAAAAWAAADQGVILERESIPPEFS from the coding sequence ATGAGCGAGGGCCGCCTCCTGCACGTGTCGGATCAGTTGCGCCGACACTTTGACGTGGCCCTGACGGACTTGGACGGGGTCTTGTTCCGGGGCAACGCGCCGGTGGCGAAGGCTGCCGATGCCGTGGCGGAGGCCAGGAAGGCCGGGCTCCGGTTTGTTTTCATCACGAACAACGCGTCGCGGCCGCCCAAGGTGGCGGCCGCCAAACTCGGGTCGGTCCGCATTCCGGCGGAACGCGAGGACGTGGTCACCGCGGCCGAGGCAGGGGTTCAACTGATGGCGGGAGAGATCGAGCCCGGCTCCCGTGTGATGGTGGTAGGCGGCAACGGGCTCACCGAGGCGGTCACCAAGGCCGGATTCAAATTGGCGACGGCCGCCGTGGAACGCCCGGCCGCAGTCATCCAGGGGTGGAGCCCCACACTGACCTGGCGGGATCTTGAGGAGGGCTGCTACGCCATTGAGGCGGGTTCGGCCTACTACGCCACCAACCTGGACAAGAGCATTCCGACCGAATTCGGCTTCGCCCCCGGCAACGGCGCCATGGTGCAGGCCATGGTGATCACGACGGGGGTGCGGCCGAAGGCCTCCGGCAAACCCGACCCGCTGATCTTTTGGCTGGCGGCCGAGCGCCGCCAGGCCGTCAACCCGCTGGTGATCGGCGACCGCCTGGACACGGACATGGCGGGCGCCAACAACGCGGGCTATCCCGGCCTGCTGGTGTTGACGGGGGTCGCGACAGCCGCTGACGCTTTTGTGGCCCGCCTGGCGGAACGCCCCAGCCTGATCGCGCGTGACCTGACCGCCCTGGCGGAACCCCATCCGGCCCCGACCCGCGAGGGCGACCGCTGGCTTTGCGGGCAAGCCCGCGCGTGGGTGGACGGCAACCGGCTGGTGGCCGAGGACCCGTCCCCGGCTGAGGACGGCCCTTCGAACGAGGCGATTCGCGCCGCCGCAGCGGCCGCCTGGGCGGCCGCCGACCAGGGCGTGATCCTGGAGCGCGAGTCCATACCGCCCGAATTCTCCTGA
- a CDS encoding GNAT family N-acetyltransferase produces MTFLTEAVDGIVPARIVRLERSRSEDFVEVDELVWSTRRVEERARLGVEALDFSWAVGVDVPTEGGARLGAVASALSFDLPVPGGRVNAAGLTCVGVRPEYRGRGFLRAMIARHFADCRDREVPVSLLFASEMSIYGRFGYGLGSTGVTLRLPRGAALRPLPQGGAKVEARFETGSFEAHGAVIEAIDRQLGHGPSARPGWTGLTSPARQRLLFQDEGHKDLALEPWRVLIVSRDGEPTGYALVRRESKWDGDLPAGTATVRVAQALDPASGHELWRQLLSLPLVAVIETPPLPLDHPLLHWLEDWRAGRPAWGDFEHVRLVDVPAALRARRYAAPLDLRLAVRDRLLGHNEGVWRLRGGLDGAEVAKVAELTDDADADLALDVRELGSLYLGGVTATSLAGAGLVAEATAGAVGLAARAFAAERAPGTPHPF; encoded by the coding sequence GTGACTTTTCTGACTGAGGCGGTGGACGGCATCGTGCCCGCGAGGATTGTGCGGCTGGAACGGAGCCGGTCCGAGGACTTCGTGGAGGTGGACGAGCTCGTCTGGTCGACGCGGCGCGTCGAGGAGCGGGCGCGGCTGGGCGTGGAGGCGCTGGACTTCTCCTGGGCTGTCGGCGTGGACGTGCCAACGGAGGGCGGCGCGCGGCTGGGCGCGGTGGCCTCGGCGTTGAGCTTCGACCTGCCGGTGCCGGGCGGCCGGGTCAACGCCGCGGGGCTGACCTGCGTGGGCGTTCGCCCCGAGTACCGGGGGCGAGGATTCCTGCGGGCCATGATCGCCCGCCACTTCGCCGACTGCCGGGACCGGGAAGTGCCGGTTTCCCTGCTGTTCGCCTCGGAGATGTCGATCTACGGCCGGTTCGGCTACGGTCTGGGCAGCACAGGTGTAACTCTGAGGCTGCCCCGGGGCGCGGCGCTGCGCCCGCTGCCCCAAGGCGGCGCCAAGGTGGAGGCGCGGTTTGAGACGGGCAGTTTCGAGGCGCACGGGGCCGTGATCGAGGCGATCGACCGCCAACTGGGCCACGGCCCGTCCGCCCGTCCGGGCTGGACCGGCCTGACCAGCCCCGCCCGCCAGCGATTGCTGTTCCAAGACGAGGGGCACAAAGACCTGGCGCTGGAGCCGTGGCGCGTGCTGATCGTCAGCCGGGACGGGGAACCCACGGGCTACGCGCTGGTGCGGCGCGAGTCGAAATGGGACGGCGACCTCCCCGCCGGCACGGCCACCGTCCGCGTGGCGCAGGCTTTGGACCCGGCCAGCGGGCATGAGCTTTGGCGCCAGCTTCTGAGCTTGCCGCTGGTCGCCGTCATTGAGACGCCGCCTCTGCCGCTGGACCACCCGCTGCTTCACTGGTTGGAGGACTGGCGCGCCGGGCGGCCGGCCTGGGGCGACTTCGAGCACGTCCGCCTGGTCGACGTGCCCGCCGCCTTGCGGGCCCGCCGCTACGCCGCGCCGCTCGACCTGCGGCTGGCCGTCCGCGACCGGCTGCTGGGCCACAACGAGGGGGTTTGGCGCCTGCGGGGCGGCTTGGACGGCGCCGAGGTCGCCAAGGTCGCGGAGTTGACCGACGATGCCGACGCCGACCTCGCGCTCGACGTCCGCGAGTTGGGCTCGCTCTATTTGGGCGGCGTCACCGCCACGTCCTTGGCCGGCGCCGGGCTGGTCGCCGAGGCCACCGCGGGAGCGGTGGGGCTGGCCGCCCGCGCCTTCGCGGCGGAGCGCGCGCCTGGGACGCCGCACCCGTTCTAG
- a CDS encoding right-handed parallel beta-helix repeat-containing protein — translation MTEYHVAKRGSYYASGLAGDPFSTIGEAARVAVAGDQVVVHEGVYREWVDPRHAGLSDKRRIVFQAAPGEHVVIKGSESVVAWVREAGEVWRVSLPNDLFGDFNPYALAVEGDWVVERFPGEPVRHLGDVYLNGRSLYEAASREELDNPPRRTAVKDDWTGIVDPIADPDQTRRVWYAEVDEEDTTIWANFGQANPNAELVEVNVRPCVFYPSRTGRDYITVRGFELAQAACPWAPPTADQPGLIGPNWAKGWVIEDNVIHDAKCSAVSIGKEASTGENNLTRRRDKPGYQYQVEAVFAARGIGWAKERVGSHVIRRNTIYDCGQNAIVGHLGGVFSRICDNHIFNIALKREFFGHEIAGIKLHAAIDVEISHNLIHDCSLGVWLDWQAQGTRVARNILFGNDRDLFVEVSHGPYAVDHNIFASRAAVELASQGGAFVGNLVGGTLRLEAVMNRATPYHVPHSTEVAGYAVVHGGDDRWVGNVFLGPGGDPADVGAAYAPPPAAAFYGTARYDGHPASFEAYLASVEAALPGDLDAVIGLKQPVYLARNLYLNGAAPYAQEDGAVVAAAPGRVRLEQADDAVWLAAELPPEFGSLTVPIQGAATLERVRLADADFEAPDGSPLVMDMDLTGAKLGPKSVPGPIAALRPGANRVRLWPLTPPEL, via the coding sequence ATGACCGAATACCACGTCGCCAAGAGGGGCTCTTACTACGCGTCGGGGCTGGCGGGCGATCCGTTCTCGACTATTGGCGAGGCCGCGCGGGTGGCGGTGGCGGGCGATCAGGTGGTGGTCCATGAAGGCGTTTACCGCGAATGGGTGGACCCCCGCCACGCGGGCTTGAGCGACAAGCGACGGATCGTGTTCCAGGCCGCCCCGGGGGAGCACGTGGTCATCAAGGGCTCCGAGTCGGTGGTGGCCTGGGTCCGCGAAGCGGGGGAGGTTTGGCGGGTGTCGCTGCCGAACGACCTGTTCGGCGACTTCAACCCCTACGCGCTCGCGGTGGAGGGGGACTGGGTGGTGGAACGGTTCCCCGGCGAGCCGGTCAGGCACCTGGGGGACGTGTACCTGAACGGACGGAGCCTGTATGAGGCGGCGTCCAGGGAGGAACTGGACAATCCGCCGCGGCGGACGGCGGTCAAAGACGACTGGACCGGAATTGTCGATCCGATCGCCGACCCGGATCAGACGCGCCGGGTCTGGTATGCCGAGGTGGACGAGGAAGACACCACCATTTGGGCCAACTTCGGCCAGGCGAACCCGAACGCGGAACTGGTCGAAGTCAACGTTCGGCCCTGCGTCTTCTATCCGAGCCGGACGGGCCGCGACTACATCACCGTGCGGGGGTTTGAGTTGGCCCAGGCCGCCTGCCCGTGGGCTCCGCCGACAGCCGATCAGCCGGGGCTGATCGGCCCGAACTGGGCCAAAGGGTGGGTGATTGAGGACAACGTGATCCACGATGCGAAGTGCTCCGCCGTCTCGATCGGCAAGGAGGCCTCCACGGGGGAGAACAACTTAACGCGCCGGCGCGACAAGCCCGGCTATCAATACCAGGTCGAGGCTGTTTTCGCGGCACGGGGGATCGGCTGGGCGAAAGAACGGGTCGGGTCGCATGTGATCAGGCGCAACACGATCTACGACTGCGGCCAGAACGCGATTGTGGGGCACCTGGGCGGCGTCTTTTCCCGCATTTGCGACAACCACATTTTCAACATCGCGTTGAAGCGGGAGTTCTTCGGCCATGAGATCGCCGGAATCAAGCTTCACGCCGCCATTGACGTGGAGATCAGCCACAACCTGATCCACGATTGCTCGTTGGGCGTCTGGCTGGACTGGCAGGCGCAGGGGACCCGTGTCGCCCGCAACATCTTGTTCGGCAACGACCGGGATCTGTTTGTCGAGGTCAGCCACGGCCCGTACGCGGTGGACCACAACATCTTCGCCTCCCGCGCGGCGGTCGAACTGGCCAGCCAGGGCGGCGCGTTTGTCGGCAACCTGGTGGGCGGGACGCTGCGGTTGGAGGCGGTGATGAACCGGGCCACGCCTTATCACGTCCCGCATTCGACCGAGGTCGCGGGCTACGCGGTGGTCCACGGCGGCGACGACCGCTGGGTCGGCAACGTTTTCCTTGGCCCCGGAGGCGATCCGGCGGACGTGGGCGCCGCGTACGCCCCGCCGCCGGCCGCGGCCTTCTACGGCACCGCCCGCTACGACGGGCATCCCGCGTCGTTTGAGGCTTACCTGGCCAGCGTCGAAGCCGCCCTGCCCGGCGACTTGGACGCGGTGATCGGGCTCAAGCAACCGGTCTACCTGGCTCGCAACCTGTACTTGAACGGCGCGGCCCCGTACGCCCAGGAGGACGGGGCGGTGGTGGCGGCCGCGCCGGGCCGGGTTCGCTTGGAACAAGCCGACGATGCCGTCTGGCTGGCGGCCGAACTGCCGCCCGAGTTCGGCTCGCTGACGGTTCCGATCCAAGGCGCCGCGACCTTGGAGCGGGTCCGCTTGGCGGACGCCGATTTCGAGGCCCCTGACGGATCGCCCCTGGTCATGGACATGGACCTGACCGGCGCCAAGCTGGGGCCTAAGTCCGTGCCCGGCCCCATCGCGGCGCTGAGGCCGGGCGCCAACCGCGTCCGTCTTTGGCCGCTGACGCCGCCAGAGCTCTGA
- a CDS encoding ATP-binding cassette domain-containing protein, producing the protein MPRPTPSISVSNLGFALPDSAAPFFSLSFALGPGRHGLTGPNGGGKSTLLRLVAGELKPTAGAVAVNGEIAYLPQRLQFDPAAPVSRLLGIAHKLTAIAAIEAGSVDQAHFDAIGEDWDAAERARAELARLGLGGLGLDRPCGTLSGGEALMVCWAGLARRRGGILLADEPTNNLDRRFRESLIDGIGRYDGVVLAVSHDQALLDRMDRIGELRDGELTWYDAPFSAFMAAKEAEAAARQKALAEAKADLRRERRDLAEAQTRQARRDAAGRKAADSLPKIIAHARKGKAEATAGKTKHLHEDRIEAARERLDQAKDAFGSVERLKLDLPGALVPAGRDVLELAGVRPAHTELDVRLRLRGPERVALTGPNGIGKTSLLRCVLGLDRPAAGAVRLHVPARLLPQSLDMLSEDRSALDNILRPAPGTMGWNPFGAEEIQRVRAGLARLGLRGAKVERPVGALSGGERWRATLAALLLTRPTPQLLLLDEPTNSLDLDAKSLLMEALADYPGAFVVVSHDDRFMVGIEPTRQLDLGGER; encoded by the coding sequence ATGCCTCGGCCGACACCTTCTATTTCAGTTTCCAATTTGGGCTTCGCATTGCCGGATTCCGCCGCCCCGTTTTTCAGCCTCAGCTTCGCTTTGGGTCCCGGCCGCCACGGGTTGACCGGCCCCAACGGGGGCGGCAAGTCGACCTTGCTGCGGTTGGTCGCAGGCGAATTGAAGCCGACCGCCGGGGCGGTGGCCGTCAACGGCGAGATCGCCTATCTGCCCCAGCGCCTCCAGTTCGATCCGGCGGCGCCGGTCAGCCGGCTGCTCGGGATAGCGCACAAGCTGACGGCCATCGCCGCGATCGAGGCGGGCAGCGTGGACCAGGCGCACTTCGACGCGATCGGCGAAGACTGGGACGCCGCCGAACGCGCCCGGGCCGAACTCGCCAGGCTTGGCCTGGGCGGGTTGGGGTTGGACCGGCCGTGCGGCACTTTGTCCGGCGGGGAGGCGCTAATGGTTTGCTGGGCGGGGCTCGCGCGGCGCCGGGGCGGCATTTTGCTGGCGGACGAGCCGACCAACAACCTGGACCGGCGGTTCCGGGAGAGCCTGATCGACGGCATCGGACGCTATGACGGCGTGGTGCTGGCGGTCAGCCACGACCAAGCCTTGCTGGACCGGATGGACCGGATCGGCGAACTCCGCGACGGGGAGCTGACCTGGTATGACGCGCCGTTTAGCGCGTTCATGGCGGCGAAAGAGGCCGAGGCGGCGGCCCGCCAAAAGGCCCTGGCGGAGGCGAAGGCGGACCTCCGGCGGGAACGGCGGGACCTGGCGGAGGCGCAGACGCGCCAGGCGAGGCGGGACGCCGCCGGGCGCAAGGCGGCGGACTCGCTGCCCAAGATCATCGCGCACGCGCGCAAGGGCAAAGCCGAGGCCACCGCGGGCAAGACGAAGCATTTGCACGAGGACCGGATCGAAGCCGCGCGCGAACGCCTGGACCAGGCCAAGGACGCGTTCGGGAGCGTCGAGCGTTTGAAGCTGGACCTGCCGGGGGCGCTGGTGCCCGCCGGCCGGGACGTGCTGGAGTTGGCGGGCGTCCGGCCCGCCCACACCGAACTCGACGTCAGGCTGCGCTTGCGCGGCCCGGAAAGAGTGGCGCTGACCGGCCCAAACGGGATTGGGAAGACCAGCCTGCTGCGCTGCGTTCTGGGGCTGGACCGCCCGGCGGCGGGCGCGGTCCGCCTCCACGTGCCGGCCCGTCTGCTGCCGCAGAGCCTGGACATGCTCAGCGAGGACCGCTCGGCCCTCGACAACATCCTCCGGCCGGCGCCGGGGACCATGGGCTGGAATCCGTTCGGCGCGGAGGAGATCCAGCGGGTCAGGGCGGGCCTGGCCAGGTTGGGGCTGCGGGGGGCGAAAGTCGAGCGGCCGGTGGGCGCCCTGTCCGGGGGCGAACGCTGGCGGGCCACCTTGGCGGCGCTGCTGCTGACCAGGCCGACTCCCCAGCTGCTGTTGCTGGACGAGCCGACCAATTCCCTAGACTTGGACGCCAAGTCGCTGCTGATGGAGGCCCTGGCGGACTACCCCGGCGCGTTCGTGGTGGTGAGCCACGACGACCGTTTCATGGTGGGAATCGAGCCGACCCGCCAATTGGACCTGGGTGGCGAGCGGTAG
- the thrS gene encoding threonine--tRNA ligase, whose translation MSSDEAPKTGAELFADRDDVVVVRVDGELRDLDQPIPEGAVVEPVTLAEPDGLNVLRHSVAHLLAQAVQEVNPDAKLGIGPPIEDGFYYDFDVAEPFTPEQLRQLEKVMTRLAAQGQTFNRRTVTDDQARAELAHEPYKLELIGLKSQPADAGEDAGVEVGAGELTIYDNIRRDGAAAWKDLCRGPHLPSTKHIKKGAFKLMRSAAAYWRGDEHNQQLQRIYGTAWPTADDLKEYTERLAEAERRDHRKLGAELDLFSFPEEIGSGLAVFHPKGAVIRQEMEEYSRRRHIEADYDFVYTPHITKARLYEVSGHIDWYADAMYPPMRLDEERGADGHIKRQGQDYYLKPMNCPMHNLVFAARGRSYRELPLRLFEFGTVYRYEKSGVVHGLTRARGFTQDDAHIYCTKDQMRDELASLLGFVIDLLGDYGLNDFYLELSTKDPDKYVGSDEVWREATRTLEEVGLASGLEIRPDPGGAAFYGPKISVQARDAIGRTWQMSTIQLDFNMPQRFGLEYTAPDGSRQTPVMIHRALFGSIERFFAILTEHYAGAFPTWLAPVQARAIPVSADFDGYLEQVVRQLKSLGVRAEIDRSDDRFGKKIRNAAKDKIPFVLIAGAEDAAQGAVSFRLRDGSQDNGIPVEEAVARILGTIERRSND comes from the coding sequence GTGTCCAGTGACGAGGCGCCCAAGACGGGCGCTGAACTGTTCGCCGACCGCGATGACGTGGTGGTGGTCCGGGTTGACGGCGAGTTGAGGGATCTCGACCAGCCGATCCCCGAAGGGGCGGTGGTTGAGCCGGTCACCCTGGCGGAGCCGGACGGGTTGAACGTGCTGCGGCACTCCGTGGCGCACCTGTTGGCGCAGGCGGTCCAGGAGGTCAACCCGGACGCCAAGTTGGGGATAGGGCCGCCCATCGAAGACGGCTTCTACTACGACTTCGACGTGGCGGAGCCTTTCACCCCCGAGCAGTTGCGCCAACTGGAAAAGGTCATGACCCGGCTGGCCGCCCAGGGGCAGACGTTCAACCGGCGCACGGTGACAGACGACCAGGCCCGCGCCGAGCTCGCCCACGAGCCCTACAAACTCGAACTGATCGGCCTGAAGAGCCAGCCGGCGGACGCCGGCGAGGACGCTGGCGTGGAAGTCGGCGCGGGCGAGCTCACCATTTACGACAACATCAGGCGTGACGGGGCCGCAGCCTGGAAGGACCTGTGCCGGGGCCCGCATCTGCCCAGCACCAAGCACATCAAGAAAGGCGCTTTCAAGCTGATGCGGTCGGCCGCGGCCTACTGGCGCGGCGACGAACACAACCAGCAGCTGCAGCGGATCTACGGGACCGCCTGGCCCACGGCCGATGACCTCAAGGAATACACGGAACGGCTCGCGGAGGCGGAGCGCCGCGACCACCGGAAGCTGGGCGCGGAACTGGACCTGTTCTCATTCCCGGAGGAAATCGGCTCCGGCCTGGCGGTTTTCCACCCCAAAGGGGCGGTCATCCGCCAGGAGATGGAGGAATACTCGCGCCGCCGACACATAGAGGCGGACTACGACTTTGTCTACACCCCCCACATCACCAAAGCGCGGTTGTACGAGGTGTCGGGGCACATCGACTGGTACGCGGACGCGATGTACCCGCCCATGCGCCTGGACGAGGAACGGGGCGCCGACGGCCACATCAAGCGCCAAGGCCAGGACTACTACCTCAAACCCATGAACTGCCCCATGCACAACCTGGTGTTCGCGGCCCGCGGCCGCTCCTACCGGGAACTGCCGCTGCGCTTGTTCGAGTTCGGCACGGTCTACCGCTACGAGAAGTCCGGCGTGGTCCACGGCCTGACCAGGGCGCGCGGCTTCACGCAGGACGACGCGCACATCTACTGCACCAAGGACCAGATGCGGGACGAGCTCGCGTCATTGCTGGGCTTCGTGATCGACCTGCTGGGCGACTACGGGCTGAACGACTTCTACCTGGAACTGTCCACCAAGGATCCGGACAAGTACGTGGGCTCGGACGAGGTCTGGCGCGAGGCGACCCGCACGCTTGAGGAGGTCGGCCTGGCCTCCGGCCTGGAGATCAGACCGGATCCGGGCGGGGCCGCGTTCTACGGGCCCAAGATCTCCGTTCAGGCGCGGGACGCGATTGGGCGCACTTGGCAGATGTCCACCATCCAACTGGACTTCAACATGCCGCAGCGTTTCGGCTTGGAGTACACGGCGCCGGACGGCTCGCGCCAGACGCCCGTTATGATCCACCGCGCGCTGTTCGGGTCGATCGAACGCTTCTTCGCCATCCTGACCGAGCACTACGCGGGAGCCTTCCCCACCTGGCTGGCCCCGGTCCAGGCGCGCGCCATACCCGTCTCGGCGGACTTCGACGGCTATTTGGAACAGGTTGTGCGACAGCTGAAAAGCCTGGGCGTGCGGGCGGAGATCGACCGCAGCGACGACCGCTTCGGCAAGAAGATCCGCAACGCCGCCAAGGACAAGATCCCGTTTGTGCTGATCGCCGGCGCCGAGGACGCGGCCCAGGGGGCCGTGTCGTTCCGCTTGCGGGACGGGTCGCAGGACAACGGGATCCCCGTTGAGGAGGCGGTCGCCCGCATTCTGGGAACAATCGAACGGCGCTCAAATGACTGA
- a CDS encoding HIT domain-containing protein: protein MTENAPPGERAGPAPGEEAASGAAGVPDGFERLWVPHRMAYVDGEARPADGNPDDCPFCLAPEREDEEALIVARGRTVYALLNLFPYNPGHLLVCPYRHVPELTDLTDEEAVELMDFSRRAVRAIRRAKAPHGFNLGMNLGAVAGAGIAAHLHQHVVPRWTGDSNFFPIVARSRALPELLGATRAAVAAAWDAP, encoded by the coding sequence ATGACTGAAAACGCTCCCCCCGGCGAACGTGCGGGGCCGGCGCCGGGCGAGGAAGCGGCATCGGGCGCGGCGGGTGTGCCGGACGGCTTCGAGCGTCTCTGGGTGCCGCACCGGATGGCGTACGTGGACGGCGAGGCGCGGCCGGCGGACGGCAACCCGGACGACTGTCCGTTCTGTCTGGCGCCCGAACGGGAGGACGAGGAGGCGCTGATCGTGGCGCGCGGGCGGACGGTCTACGCGCTGCTCAACCTGTTCCCCTACAACCCCGGGCATTTGCTGGTCTGCCCCTATCGACACGTGCCGGAGTTGACGGACCTGACGGACGAAGAGGCCGTCGAGTTGATGGACTTCTCGCGGCGGGCCGTCCGGGCGATCCGCCGGGCCAAGGCGCCGCACGGCTTCAACCTGGGAATGAACCTGGGCGCCGTGGCGGGGGCGGGAATCGCCGCGCATCTGCACCAACACGTGGTGCCGCGCTGGACGGGAGACTCGAACTTCTTCCCGATCGTGGCGCGCTCGCGGGCTCTGCCGGAGTTGCTGGGCGCCACGCGGGCGGCCGTCGCCGCGGCTTGGGACGCGCCCTGA
- a CDS encoding CDP-alcohol phosphatidyltransferase family protein translates to MLGANSKPLEQRLFGRPAAWLVKHHVRANTVTVAGVAVQCAVALTLFPLGYLWQGAVVLAAVVTTDALDGTMARLAGTASKWGAFLDSTLDRLADAAIFAGLTVYLAREGHTAGVIAGVAALAAGTVVPYTRARAEALGYQATVGIAERADRLIVALVAAFLTGLGLSPLVLVVALGVLAAASLVTVGQRSWAVYTQARAEAQSQADEQ, encoded by the coding sequence ATGCTTGGCGCCAACTCCAAGCCATTGGAGCAGCGGCTGTTCGGCCGGCCGGCGGCCTGGCTGGTCAAGCACCATGTGCGCGCGAACACGGTGACGGTGGCAGGAGTGGCCGTGCAGTGCGCGGTCGCGTTGACGCTGTTCCCGCTCGGCTACCTCTGGCAGGGGGCGGTGGTTCTGGCGGCGGTGGTGACCACCGATGCGCTGGACGGCACCATGGCCCGGCTGGCCGGGACGGCGTCGAAATGGGGGGCGTTCCTCGACTCGACGCTGGACCGGTTGGCGGACGCGGCGATTTTCGCCGGGTTGACCGTGTACCTGGCCCGCGAGGGGCACACCGCGGGCGTGATCGCCGGCGTGGCGGCGTTGGCGGCGGGAACCGTTGTGCCCTACACCCGCGCGCGGGCGGAGGCGCTGGGCTACCAGGCCACCGTGGGGATCGCGGAGCGCGCCGACCGGTTGATCGTGGCCCTGGTGGCGGCGTTCTTGACGGGCCTTGGGCTCAGCCCGCTGGTGTTGGTGGTCGCCTTGGGAGTGCTCGCGGCGGCCAGCCTGGTGACGGTGGGGCAGCGGTCATGGGCGGTCTACACGCAGGCGCGGGCGGAAGCGCAATCGCAGGCGGACGAACAGTGA
- a CDS encoding phosphatidylinositol mannoside acyltransferase, whose amino-acid sequence MNLTALAWKWVPRLPDGLARALFTLGADLACVRPGKGVRQLEANLRRVRPELAPRALRRLTREAMRRYLRYYCEAFQVANWPKERVTAMVRMGDEQRVRSEIGEAPRLVLALGHMGNWDLAGAWATDHLAPITTVAEHLRPEEVFQDFLAMRRRIGLNIIPLERGQSVFRQLLRVTQEATKAGEPWAVPLLADRELGRGGVEVDFFGEKALMAPGPAALALASDRPLYAVAMYRDGPGYALEFSAPIAPPPGLPKAEQVAAMTQAWAGFLEGAIRRHPADWHMLAKVFVADLDPERLAQVRGGA is encoded by the coding sequence GTGAACCTGACGGCGCTGGCCTGGAAATGGGTGCCGCGCCTGCCGGACGGCCTGGCGCGCGCCTTGTTCACTCTGGGCGCGGACTTGGCCTGTGTCCGCCCGGGCAAGGGCGTGCGCCAACTGGAGGCGAATCTGCGCCGGGTGCGCCCCGAACTGGCCCCCCGGGCGCTGCGCCGGCTGACCAGGGAGGCCATGCGGCGCTACCTCCGCTACTACTGCGAGGCGTTCCAGGTGGCGAACTGGCCGAAGGAGCGGGTCACGGCGATGGTCCGCATGGGGGACGAGCAGCGGGTCCGCTCCGAGATCGGGGAGGCCCCGCGACTGGTGCTGGCTTTGGGGCACATGGGCAACTGGGACTTGGCGGGCGCGTGGGCCACCGACCACTTGGCTCCCATCACCACGGTGGCCGAGCACTTGCGGCCTGAGGAGGTGTTTCAGGACTTCTTGGCCATGCGCCGCCGGATCGGCCTGAACATCATTCCGCTGGAGCGCGGCCAATCGGTTTTCCGGCAACTGCTGCGCGTGACCCAGGAGGCCACCAAAGCCGGCGAGCCGTGGGCGGTGCCCCTGCTGGCGGACCGCGAACTGGGCCGGGGCGGGGTCGAGGTGGACTTCTTCGGGGAGAAGGCGCTGATGGCGCCGGGGCCGGCCGCTTTGGCGCTGGCCTCAGACCGGCCGCTGTACGCCGTGGCGATGTACCGGGACGGGCCCGGCTACGCGCTGGAGTTCTCCGCCCCCATCGCGCCGCCGCCCGGCCTGCCCAAAGCCGAACAGGTCGCCGCCATGACGCAGGCCTGGGCCGGATTCCTCGAAGGCGCCATCCGCCGCCACCCCGCAGATTGGCACATGCTGGCCAAGGTGTTCGTCGCGGACCTCGACCCGGAGCGGCTGGCCCAAGTGCGGGGCGGGGCCTGA